One Solanum lycopersicum chromosome 2, SLM_r2.1 genomic region harbors:
- the LOC101260197 gene encoding pectinesterase translates to MATSSQPLLDSPKTKSSSSTKALYVLLSLAAIVGSVGFISIWAINRTSISLTTRVCDTAHDQPSCLAMLSEVAPAGLMDIKTVDLLQMVLHKSSLKIHETIHLASNVNGRINNGQEQVALKDCLELMDLSRDRLMDSMVGLGNLTVQAHFDVHSWLSSILTNHVTCIDGLNGQVRSIMEPMLNDLVARARTSLALMVAIAPQKNIVPTVSDGLPSWVSANDRRLLQLSANAIAANVVVAKDGSGKYKTVKEAVASAPDNSKTRYVIYVKKGTYKENVEIGKKKKNIMLVGDGMDATIITGNLNVIDGSTTFKSATVAAVGDGFIAQDIQFQNTAGPQKHQAVALRVGADQSVINRCKMDAFQDTLYTHTLRQFYRDCYITGTVDFIFGNAAVVFQNSKLAARKPMSGQKNMVTAQGREDPNQNTGTSIQNCDIIPSSDLAPVKRSVKTYLGRPWKAYSRTVYMQSNIGDHIDPAGWSEWSGDFALKTLYYGEYMNRGAGAGTSKRVNWPGYHKALTKSEAAKFTVGQLIQGAAWLKSTGVAYTDGL, encoded by the exons ATGGCTACTTCCTCTCAACCATTGTTAGATTCtcccaaaacaaaatcctcctcTTCTACTAAAGCTCTCTATGTGCTTCTCTCCTTAGCTGCTATTGTGGGCTCAGTTGGATTCATTTCAATCTGGGCCATCAATCGTACATCAATTTCCTTGACAACTCGTGTTTGTGATACGGCCCATGATCAGCCATCTTGCTTAGCCATGCTGTCTGAGGTTGCACCTGCTGGTCTGATGGATATAAAAACAGTTGATTTGCTACAGATGGTTTTGCATAAATCATCGTTAAAAATCCACGAGACGATCCACTTGGCAAGCAATGTGAATGGTCGGATCAATAATGGCCAGGAACAAGTAGCTCTAAAAGATTGTTTAGAGTTGATGGATTTGTCAAGGGATAGATTAATGGACTCCATGGTGGGACTTGGGAACCTAACGGTCCAAGCCCATTTTGATGTTCATTCATGGCTAAGTAGCATTCTCACCAACCATGTTACTTGCATAGATGGCCTAAATGGCCAGGTCCGGTCTATTATGGAGCCTATGTTGAATGATTTGGTAGCAAGAGCAAGGACTTCCTTGGCCTTGATGGTTGCAATTGCACCACAAAAGAATATTGTACCAACAGTTAGTGATGGATTGCCCTCATGGGTTAGTGCTAATGATAGAAGACTTTTGCAACTTTCAGCAAATGCAATAGCAGCCAATGTTGTAGTGGCTAAAGATGGCAGTGGAAAATACAAAACCGTAAAAGAAGCAGTTGCTTCTGCTCCAGATAATAGTAAGACTCGATATGTTATTTATGTCAAAAAAGGAACTTATAAAGAAAATGTTGAGATtgggaaaaagaagaagaatataatGCTTGTGGGTGATGGCATGGATGCAACTATTATCACTGGAAacttgaatgttattgatgGCTCAACAACTTTCAAATCTGCAACTGTTG CTGCTGTTGGGGATGGATTCATAGCCCAAGATATACAATTCCAAAACACAGCAGGGCCACAAAAGCACCAAGCAGTGGCCCTTCGTGTTGGAGCAGATCAGTCCGTTATCAACCGTTGCAAAATGGATGCATTCCAGGACACTCTCTATACCCACACTCTCCGTCAATTCTACAGAGATTGTTACATCACTGGCACTGTCGATTTTATCTTTGGTAACGCAGCAGTTGTGTTCCAAAACTCTAAACTGGCAGCCCGAAAGCCCATGAGCGGACAGAAAAACATGGTTACAGCACAAGGTCGTGAAGATCCAAACCAAAATACAGGAACTTCAATCCAGAATTGCGacattattcctagctcggacctTGCACCAGTAAAACGGTCGGTGAAGACATATTTGGGCAGACCATGGAAAGCGTATTCACGGACCGTGTATATGCAGTCCAACATTGGAGACCATATTGATCCAGCAGGTTGGTCAGAATGGAGCGGTGATTTTGCATTGAAAACATTGTATTATGGTGAGTACATGAACAGAGGAGCTGGTGCTGGAACTAGTAAGAGAGTGAACTGGCCTGGTTATCATAAAGCCTTGACTAAATCAGAGGCCGCGAAATTCACTGTGGGTCAGCTGATTCAAGGAGCAGCATGGTTAAAATCTACTGGTGTCGCTTACACTGATGGGTTGTGA